From one Bacilli bacterium PM5-9 genomic stretch:
- a CDS encoding 23S rRNA (guanine745-N1)-methyltransferase (product_source=KO:K00563; cath_funfam=3.40.50.150; cog=COG0500; ko=KO:K00563; pfam=PF08241; superfamily=53335), translating to MNKKIKKFENAKSLKCIKCQEKLTYHNGVLKCQNNHSYDIAAKGYVNFVLNAKENNVYNKVFFENRSEINNQGFYKYVLNGIIECLKLIDKSELILADLGCGEGYYALELSNNTNYQIYALDYAKDAIINASKSSNIPYWIVGDIANVPLLDNSIDVVLNIFSPANYLEFNRILKTDGYLIKVVPRQEHFKEIRKYSNSKEYSNEKIIEHFKNNFEIIHTKEIINIFKVNEKQVTNLINMTPLMFNLDVDDKLNLDINKVTVAADIIIGKKIYK from the coding sequence GTGAATAAAAAAATAAAAAAGTTTGAAAATGCAAAAAGCTTAAAATGTATAAAGTGTCAAGAAAAATTAACATATCATAATGGAGTATTAAAATGTCAGAATAATCATAGTTATGATATTGCAGCAAAAGGATATGTTAATTTTGTTTTAAATGCTAAAGAAAATAATGTATATAATAAAGTTTTTTTTGAAAACCGTAGTGAAATTAATAATCAAGGCTTTTATAAGTATGTTCTTAATGGAATTATTGAATGTTTAAAATTAATTGATAAAAGTGAACTTATTCTTGCTGATTTAGGTTGTGGAGAGGGATACTATGCTTTAGAATTATCAAATAATACTAACTATCAAATTTATGCTTTAGATTATGCAAAAGATGCGATTATAAATGCTAGTAAATCAAGCAATATTCCTTATTGGATTGTTGGTGATATTGCTAATGTACCTTTATTAGATAATAGTATTGATGTTGTTTTAAATATTTTTTCGCCTGCAAATTATTTAGAATTTAATCGTATTTTAAAAACTGATGGTTATTTAATTAAAGTAGTGCCTAGGCAAGAGCATTTTAAAGAGATAAGAAAATATAGTAATAGTAAAGAATATTCAAATGAAAAAATTATTGAACACTTTAAAAATAATTTCGAAATAATTCATACTAAAGAGATAATAAATATTTTTAAAGTAAATGAAAAACAAGTTACTAATCTTATTAATATGACACCGCTTATGTTTAATTTAGATGTTGATGATAAATTAAATCTTGATATTAATAAGGTAACAGTTGCTGCTGATATTATTATTGGTAAGAAAATATATAAATAA
- a CDS encoding putative membrane protein YkvI (product_source=COG3949; cog=COG3949; superfamily=161070; transmembrane_helix_parts=Inside_1_6,TMhelix_7_27,Outside_28_36,TMhelix_37_59,Inside_60_85,TMhelix_86_108,Outside_109_117,TMhelix_118_140,Inside_141_146,TMhelix_147_169,Outside_170_199,TMhelix_200_222,Inside_223_234,TMhelix_235_257,Outside_258_276,TMhelix_277_299,Inside_300_311,TMhelix_312_334,Outside_335_337,TMhelix_338_360,Inside_361_366) translates to MSIKKTSAFTIAMAFVGTITGAGFASGQELMQFFGDFGLMGIAGAVVSAILFAVYAYVVMKLAKAKDSDNYAELMVPIKNEAIKKVLMTLADVATLTFYFCVLVVMGAGAGSVLNETFDIPVMAGAAIILFVTGAVVFFGIEGVQKGFNISVPVLVVGVIAIAIIVVVSPVVANSTGNIVENIVENANPDATGITWLKKAVEFVFYNTFACFGIIAAIGRYAKDNKVLIKGAIGGAVATSGLALIIVIAMVTNYSAIKEASMPMITLAQMVSTTAGYLYVILMILAIFSTNIGLMFSIVKRVENFNFYNKKYNFIFIAVMCVVALFGSKIGFTQLIGIIYPFYGYISLICFIGFAINYYITFYKKN, encoded by the coding sequence ATGAGTATTAAAAAAACGAGTGCTTTTACAATAGCAATGGCTTTTGTAGGAACGATAACAGGAGCAGGGTTTGCTTCAGGACAAGAACTAATGCAGTTCTTTGGTGATTTTGGATTAATGGGAATAGCTGGAGCTGTTGTTTCGGCAATATTATTTGCAGTGTATGCATATGTAGTAATGAAACTTGCTAAAGCAAAAGATTCAGATAACTATGCTGAATTGATGGTACCAATTAAAAATGAAGCTATTAAAAAAGTTCTAATGACTTTAGCAGATGTGGCGACTTTGACATTCTATTTCTGTGTTTTAGTAGTAATGGGTGCAGGTGCAGGATCAGTTTTAAATGAAACATTTGATATTCCTGTTATGGCAGGTGCAGCAATTATTTTATTTGTAACAGGTGCAGTTGTTTTCTTTGGAATTGAAGGTGTTCAAAAAGGATTTAATATCTCAGTACCAGTTCTAGTTGTTGGAGTAATTGCGATTGCTATTATTGTAGTTGTTAGTCCAGTGGTTGCTAATTCAACTGGGAATATTGTAGAAAATATTGTTGAAAATGCTAATCCTGATGCAACTGGTATCACATGGTTGAAAAAGGCAGTAGAATTTGTATTTTATAATACCTTTGCATGCTTTGGAATTATTGCAGCAATTGGGCGTTATGCAAAAGATAATAAAGTTTTAATCAAAGGTGCAATTGGTGGAGCAGTAGCAACTAGTGGTCTAGCGTTAATTATTGTTATAGCAATGGTAACAAACTATAGTGCAATTAAGGAAGCTTCAATGCCAATGATTACTCTAGCTCAAATGGTTTCAACAACAGCGGGATATCTATATGTAATACTAATGATTCTTGCTATTTTCTCAACAAATATTGGTTTGATGTTTAGTATTGTAAAAAGAGTTGAAAATTTCAATTTTTATAACAAGAAATATAACTTTATTTTTATTGCTGTAATGTGTGTTGTAGCACTATTTGGTTCAAAAATTGGATTTACTCAGTTAATTGGTATTATTTATCCATTCTATGGTTATATTTCACTTATCTGTTTTATTGGTTTTGCAATTAATTATTATATAACTTTTTATAAAAAGAATTAA
- a CDS encoding 4-aminobutyrate aminotransferase (product_source=KO:K00823; cath_funfam=3.40.640.10; cog=COG0160; ko=KO:K00823; pfam=PF00202; superfamily=53383; tigrfam=TIGR00700), which yields MKLQKANELVNRDSKVMGVCGKIKYYPFVIEKGIGSTVYDVDGNKFIDLLSSAASLNLGHSHPNVIKAIEESISKFTHYTTAYFYNEKAIELAEKVIAATPGDFEKKICFGLTGSDANDGAIKFARGYTGRSKIIAFDGAYHGSTYGSLSLTHISLNMRRKIGPVMPDVHVFDFPNTYHNGDDDGKRCIERIKKAFKTYCPPEEVAAIILEPIQGDAGIIVPPKEFVQDLAALCKEHGILLISEEVQHGYMRTGKMFSIEQFDVVPDLIVLAKPMGGGMPISAVVGRAEVIDSLGAPAHVFTFSGNHVSCASAIATIDTINTPEFEESVNKKGEYLKELLNELKDKYDFVGDVRGMGLSIGVELVKDKDSKESNDEAAAKIIYRAWEKGVILITVDGNVLRVQPPLVITMEEIKEAVSIIDEAMSDYKNNEIPDDVLNVIKGW from the coding sequence ATGAAATTACAAAAAGCAAATGAGTTAGTAAACAGAGATAGTAAAGTAATGGGAGTATGTGGAAAAATAAAATACTATCCATTTGTAATTGAAAAAGGTATTGGTTCAACAGTTTATGATGTTGATGGCAATAAATTTATTGATTTATTATCAAGTGCAGCTAGTTTAAATTTAGGACACTCTCACCCTAATGTAATAAAAGCAATTGAAGAATCAATAAGTAAGTTTACTCATTATACAACTGCATATTTTTATAATGAGAAAGCTATTGAATTAGCTGAGAAAGTAATTGCAGCTACACCAGGAGATTTTGAAAAGAAAATATGTTTTGGGTTAACTGGTTCAGATGCAAATGATGGAGCGATTAAATTCGCAAGGGGATATACAGGTAGAAGCAAAATTATTGCTTTTGATGGTGCATATCATGGATCAACTTATGGATCATTATCATTAACTCATATCTCATTAAATATGAGAAGAAAAATAGGTCCGGTGATGCCAGATGTTCATGTTTTTGATTTTCCAAACACATATCATAATGGTGATGATGATGGAAAAAGATGTATTGAAAGAATCAAAAAAGCATTTAAAACTTACTGTCCACCTGAAGAAGTTGCAGCAATTATTTTAGAACCTATTCAAGGTGATGCAGGGATAATTGTCCCACCAAAAGAGTTTGTTCAAGACTTAGCAGCACTTTGTAAAGAACATGGAATTCTTTTAATAAGTGAAGAAGTTCAACATGGTTATATGCGTACTGGAAAAATGTTTTCAATAGAACAATTTGATGTTGTTCCAGATTTAATTGTTCTAGCTAAACCAATGGGTGGTGGAATGCCAATTTCAGCAGTAGTTGGTCGAGCTGAAGTTATTGATAGTCTTGGTGCACCAGCGCATGTCTTTACTTTTTCGGGTAATCATGTAAGTTGCGCTAGTGCTATTGCAACGATTGATACAATTAATACACCTGAATTTGAAGAAAGCGTTAATAAAAAGGGTGAATATTTAAAAGAATTATTAAATGAATTAAAAGATAAATATGATTTTGTTGGTGATGTTAGAGGAATGGGTCTAAGCATTGGAGTTGAGCTTGTTAAAGACAAAGATAGCAAAGAGTCAAACGATGAAGCTGCAGCAAAAATAATTTATCGAGCATGGGAAAAGGGTGTAATCTTAATTACAGTTGATGGTAATGTTTTAAGAGTGCAACCACCATTAGTAATTACGATGGAAGAAATAAAAGAGGCTGTTTCAATTATTGATGAAGCAATGTCTGATTATAAAAACAATGAAATTCCTGATGATGTATTGAACGTTATCAAGGGATGGTAA
- a CDS encoding N-acetylmuramoyl-L-alanine amidase CwlA (product_source=COG5632; cath_funfam=3.40.80.10; cleavage_site_network=SignalP-noTM; cog=COG5632; smart=SM00644; superfamily=54403,55846), which yields MKKSFFSLIVFSILTSININASNIYEPIGKNVDFETHNKIKYGDPNFIKVKSTITNDEIIEYAKAPSDIKYQYNRLAKITNTYKYMRYNTSNLSPKGVVVHATAGGAKDNINNEISYMSNNWKNAFVHNFSDDDEIIEVHNPQYAAWGAGTKANPYYIHTELVETSNRNLFMKSINNQAYYVAIKLHQFNLKPSRATSKKTGTVWFHSEVTKYLGGTNHSDPTGYYSSHGYSLSKFYNLVVYHYNNITNEWTTNTINTDDSKTVETYYQDILREKTIYSYDESKNVIKKNVSYYSTKSKLLLNRIYQYIDNNISNVNEVHYHEKGYRISYVSKTYQNKIITYKQTNEYDAKGKLKSVIRYYRSSNNKLTRKYRINYKTNSHKKNYINYLYTNGKVRLRYEYIYNNQSKLVSKKSLGNAYRYKTIYKNGVAKKTYRLKYKSNGKKGKSIVVRKRTGF from the coding sequence ATGAAAAAAAGTTTTTTTAGTTTAATAGTTTTTAGCATACTTACAAGTATAAATATAAATGCAAGTAACATATATGAGCCAATAGGAAAAAATGTTGATTTTGAAACACATAATAAAATTAAATATGGAGATCCCAATTTTATTAAAGTAAAAAGCACTATCACAAATGATGAAATTATTGAATATGCAAAAGCACCTAGTGATATTAAATATCAATATAATAGATTAGCTAAAATTACTAATACATATAAATATATGCGTTATAATACTTCTAATCTTAGCCCAAAAGGAGTTGTAGTCCATGCTACTGCTGGTGGTGCAAAAGATAATATCAACAATGAAATTAGTTATATGAGTAATAATTGGAAAAATGCCTTTGTTCACAATTTTAGTGATGATGATGAAATCATTGAGGTTCATAATCCACAATATGCAGCTTGGGGAGCTGGAACTAAAGCAAACCCTTATTATATTCATACTGAATTAGTTGAAACATCAAACCGCAATTTATTTATGAAAAGTATCAATAATCAAGCATACTATGTTGCAATAAAACTACATCAATTCAATCTTAAACCATCTCGTGCCACTAGTAAAAAAACAGGTACTGTTTGGTTTCATAGTGAAGTTACAAAATATTTAGGTGGTACTAATCACTCTGATCCTACTGGATATTATTCTTCACATGGTTATTCATTATCAAAATTTTATAATTTAGTTGTTTATCACTATAATAACATTACTAATGAGTGGACTACTAATACAATAAATACTGATGATTCTAAGACAGTAGAAACTTACTATCAAGATATATTAAGAGAAAAAACAATTTATTCTTATGATGAATCAAAAAATGTAATCAAAAAAAATGTATCTTATTATTCTACTAAAAGCAAGCTTCTACTAAATAGAATATATCAATACATTGATAATAATATTTCAAATGTTAATGAAGTTCACTATCATGAAAAAGGTTACAGAATTAGTTATGTTAGTAAAACATATCAAAACAAAATAATTACCTATAAACAAACAAATGAATATGATGCAAAGGGTAAATTAAAATCAGTTATTCGTTATTATCGCTCTAGCAATAATAAATTAACTAGAAAATATCGTATTAACTACAAAACGAATAGCCACAAAAAAAATTATATAAACTATTTATATACAAATGGCAAGGTACGATTAAGATATGAATATATTTATAATAATCAAAGTAAATTAGTTAGTAAAAAGTCACTTGGAAATGCCTATCGATATAAAACAATTTATAAAAATGGGGTTGCAAAAAAGACTTATCGACTTAAATATAAAAGTAATGGAAAAAAAGGCAAATCAATTGTTGTAAGAAAAAGAACAGGATTTTAA
- a CDS encoding CP family cyanate transporter-like MFS transporter (product_source=KO:K03449; cath_funfam=1.20.1250.20; cog=COG2807; ko=KO:K03449; pfam=PF07690; superfamily=103473; transmembrane_helix_parts=Inside_1_6,TMhelix_7_29,Outside_30_43,TMhelix_44_66,Inside_67_72,TMhelix_73_95,Outside_96_99,TMhelix_100_122,Inside_123_133,TMhelix_134_156,Outside_157_160,TMhelix_161_183,Inside_184_211,TMhelix_212_234,Outside_235_248,TMhelix_249_271,Inside_272_277,TMhelix_278_297,Outside_298_302,TMhelix_303_325,Inside_326_345,TMhelix_346_365,Outside_366_368,TMhelix_369_391,Inside_392_399), with the protein MSTIKKYSFVFLFFAIILTSALLRSTIVVVGPISDILIADLSISATSFGLITTIPLIVFAISSAMIPFIASKRGLINTLIFGLILIIAGCLLRSINIYGVLLLGTILLGFGISIGNVLIPAIIKENAQEHKAIFTSSYLCMQNISASLASGLAIYITLKISWSFALAVWIIPAIIALILWLTFKKTTLPQTTSTVNLTPLSWKMIKSLLKSPYAWSLTFIMALQSVLYYTNVTWLPTIASENGFSQSFISFLMISFQLIPLPGLFLVPILIKKLKQDSYLLIASSLIIVVGILMIMFRYEISMFYIATLLISLGTGSCFAWVVALITNKSKDGQQATNLSAMSQTVGYSLAAIGPLLGGMLVDITNDSRMILYFILASGTLILLTSIYIYFKRDTLSFE; encoded by the coding sequence GTGTCAACAATTAAAAAGTATTCATTTGTATTTCTATTTTTCGCAATTATTTTAACAAGCGCATTACTAAGATCAACGATAGTTGTGGTTGGTCCAATAAGTGATATTTTAATAGCTGATTTAAGTATTTCAGCAACTAGTTTTGGTTTAATTACAACTATTCCATTAATTGTCTTTGCGATTAGTTCAGCAATGATTCCATTTATCGCTAGCAAAAGAGGCTTAATAAATACTTTAATTTTTGGTCTTATTTTAATAATTGCTGGTTGTTTATTAAGGTCAATTAATATTTATGGAGTATTACTGCTTGGAACAATTTTATTAGGTTTTGGTATCTCAATTGGAAATGTTTTAATACCTGCAATAATAAAAGAAAATGCTCAAGAACATAAAGCAATTTTTACAAGCTCATATTTATGTATGCAAAATATAAGTGCATCATTAGCATCAGGGTTAGCAATCTATATCACACTAAAGATTTCATGGTCATTTGCATTGGCAGTTTGGATTATTCCTGCAATAATTGCACTTATTTTATGGTTAACATTTAAAAAGACAACTTTGCCTCAAACAACAAGCACTGTAAATCTAACACCATTATCATGGAAAATGATTAAATCATTATTAAAATCACCATATGCATGGAGTTTAACATTTATTATGGCATTACAATCTGTTCTTTATTATACGAATGTTACATGGTTACCAACTATCGCAAGTGAGAATGGTTTTTCTCAAAGTTTTATTAGTTTTTTAATGATTTCATTTCAATTAATTCCATTACCTGGTCTATTTCTTGTTCCTATTTTAATTAAAAAATTAAAACAAGATAGCTATTTATTAATTGCTTCAAGTTTAATTATTGTAGTTGGTATTTTAATGATTATGTTTAGATATGAGATAAGCATGTTTTATATAGCAACTTTATTAATTTCATTAGGAACTGGTTCTTGTTTTGCATGGGTAGTTGCTTTAATTACTAATAAATCAAAGGATGGCCAACAAGCAACAAACTTGTCTGCAATGTCTCAAACTGTTGGATATTCTTTAGCAGCTATTGGTCCACTATTAGGTGGAATGTTAGTAGATATTACAAATGATTCTCGTATGATTTTATACTTTATTTTAGCTTCTGGTACTTTAATACTTTTAACAAGTATCTATATCTATTTTAAAAGAGATACTTTAAGTTTTGAATAA
- a CDS encoding DNA-binding response OmpR family regulator (product_source=COG0745; cath_funfam=1.10.10.10,3.40.50.2300; cog=COG0745; pfam=PF00486; superfamily=46894,52172), with product MPNILLLSKDTDYIELMLYYFENNEINIKSCNSIKECNDMISSSNIDVVICDHEYGSVSVTQIAEIIHKIDNSIIMVSLEDCFSSVNLQNFLSSNIKEFICKRIDIKLTMQRLMFLLNNKNVSFDDYSDCDLMSQAEKIKINYDKKMIYHNSEAIHVTQLEFDLLVLFLENKNKLLTREEIIENVWRESRDGNLRKVDAFIKELRKKLNLKSIKSVRGLGYRWLE from the coding sequence ATGCCAAATATTTTATTACTATCTAAAGATACTGATTATATAGAATTAATGCTTTATTATTTTGAAAATAATGAAATAAATATTAAAAGTTGTAATTCAATTAAAGAGTGTAATGATATGATATCTTCAAGTAACATTGATGTGGTAATTTGTGATCATGAATATGGTAGTGTTAGTGTAACTCAGATTGCTGAAATAATTCATAAAATAGATAATTCAATAATAATGGTTTCATTAGAAGATTGTTTTAGTTCTGTTAACTTACAAAATTTTTTAAGTTCTAACATTAAAGAATTTATTTGTAAAAGAATAGATATTAAACTAACAATGCAACGTTTAATGTTTTTACTTAATAATAAAAATGTATCTTTTGATGATTACAGCGATTGTGATTTAATGTCTCAAGCAGAAAAAATTAAAATTAATTATGATAAAAAAATGATATATCATAATTCTGAGGCAATTCATGTTACACAATTAGAGTTTGATTTGTTAGTTTTATTTTTGGAGAACAAAAATAAGCTTCTAACAAGAGAAGAAATAATTGAAAATGTTTGGCGTGAGAGTAGAGATGGTAATTTAAGAAAAGTTGATGCTTTTATTAAAGAATTAAGAAAAAAATTAAATTTGAAAAGTATTAAATCAGTTAGAGGATTAGGCTATCGTTGGTTAGAATAA
- a CDS encoding putative Mn2+ efflux pump MntP (product_source=COG1971; cog=COG1971; ko=KO:K23242; pfam=PF02659; superfamily=103473; transmembrane_helix_parts=Inside_1_4,TMhelix_5_27,Outside_28_36,TMhelix_37_59,Inside_60_70,TMhelix_71_89,Outside_90_103,TMhelix_104_126,Inside_127_130,TMhelix_131_153,Outside_154_162,TMhelix_163_184,Inside_185_185) produces MSVIGLIILSIGLAMDAFAVSITQGIHLKNNFMKRALIISGIFGIFQALMPLLGYLFGIQFKNIINDYDHWVAFTLLAIIGLKMIYESFKSDEDIEIIDITRLLILGLATSIDALAIGVSFAFLNVNIISACIYIGVITFILSIIGIKIGASVGDKYKNKSELLGGIILIFIGIKILVEHLNLLG; encoded by the coding sequence GTGAGTGTTATAGGGCTAATTATTTTATCAATCGGACTTGCAATGGATGCATTTGCTGTTTCGATTACTCAAGGAATACATTTGAAAAATAATTTTATGAAAAGAGCACTAATTATTAGTGGGATATTTGGTATATTTCAGGCTTTGATGCCATTGTTAGGTTATTTGTTTGGTATTCAATTTAAAAATATAATTAATGATTATGATCATTGGGTTGCTTTTACTTTGCTAGCAATCATTGGTTTAAAAATGATTTATGAAAGTTTTAAAAGTGATGAAGATATCGAAATAATTGATATAACAAGGTTACTTATTCTTGGACTAGCAACCAGTATTGATGCTTTAGCAATCGGAGTATCCTTTGCCTTTTTAAATGTCAATATTATTAGTGCATGTATTTATATTGGTGTTATAACTTTTATTTTATCAATTATTGGAATAAAGATAGGTGCTAGCGTTGGAGATAAATATAAAAACAAGTCAGAACTTCTTGGGGGAATTATTTTAATTTTTATTGGAATTAAGATTTTAGTAGAACACCTAAATCTTTTAGGTTAA
- a CDS encoding gas vesicle protein (product_source=COG4980; cath_funfam=1.20.1270.10; cog=COG4980; pfam=PF12732; superfamily=161266), producing MKIDKLLIFGVGIVAGILLAPKKGSDTIDDIKDGFLDKTEYIKGRISDIKTEIEDDFDGLEESFYEKTDKIKNEFVELKDEIVANVEEAIDEVE from the coding sequence ATGAAAATTGATAAATTATTAATTTTTGGAGTTGGAATTGTTGCAGGAATTTTATTAGCTCCAAAAAAAGGTAGCGATACTATTGATGATATTAAAGATGGTTTTTTAGATAAAACAGAATATATCAAAGGTAGAATTAGTGATATAAAAACAGAAATTGAAGATGACTTTGATGGATTAGAAGAATCGTTTTATGAAAAAACAGATAAAATAAAAAATGAGTTTGTTGAATTGAAAGATGAAATAGTTGCTAATGTAGAAGAAGCAATAGATGAAGTAGAATAA
- a CDS encoding uncharacterized protein YoxC (product_source=COG4768; cath_funfam=1.10.1420.10; cog=COG4768; transmembrane_helix_parts=Outside_1_9,TMhelix_10_32,Inside_33_90) translates to MEFLSILSYLLIYIILPIAGIVALIFLAILFNNSAQTIKKFDDIADDISKRLKVVDNLIDTIVNFKKSFVSLADFFKSFKETASTKKEGE, encoded by the coding sequence ATGGAATTTTTATCAATACTTAGTTATTTATTGATTTATATTATTTTACCTATTGCTGGAATTGTTGCATTAATATTTTTGGCTATTTTATTTAACAACTCAGCACAAACAATTAAGAAGTTTGATGATATTGCAGATGATATTTCAAAAAGATTAAAAGTTGTAGATAATTTAATTGATACGATTGTTAATTTCAAAAAATCATTTGTAAGTTTAGCAGATTTTTTTAAGTCATTTAAAGAAACTGCTTCAACAAAAAAGGAAGGAGAATAA
- a CDS encoding phosphoribosylaminoimidazole-succinocarboxamide synthase (product_source=KO:K01923; cath_funfam=3.30.200.20,3.30.470.20; cog=COG0152; ko=KO:K01923; pfam=PF01259; superfamily=56104; tigrfam=TIGR00081) — protein MEQIYSGKTKDVFLLDDGNYLLKFKDDVTGENGVFDPGSNSIGLTIEGIGNKGLRLTTLFFEYLNENGIKTHFIESDFENTTMKVKPASVFGKGLEVICRSKATGSFMRRYGEYATEGMDLNHFVEITLKDDDRLDPPINKEALNVLNILSNDEYEVLVKQTKDLTKLVEKKLAEFDIVLYDIKFEFGRDKKTNEIILIDEISGGNMRAYKDNEILEPMTLGDIVLGLI, from the coding sequence ATGGAACAAATTTATAGTGGTAAAACAAAAGATGTCTTTTTATTAGATGATGGTAATTACTTATTAAAGTTTAAAGATGATGTTACAGGTGAAAATGGAGTTTTTGATCCTGGTTCGAATAGTATTGGATTAACGATTGAGGGAATTGGAAATAAAGGGCTTCGTTTAACAACTTTATTTTTTGAATATTTAAATGAAAACGGAATTAAAACTCATTTCATTGAAAGTGATTTTGAAAATACAACAATGAAAGTAAAACCAGCATCAGTTTTTGGTAAAGGTTTAGAAGTTATTTGTCGTAGTAAAGCAACTGGAAGTTTTATGAGAAGATATGGTGAATATGCAACAGAAGGAATGGATTTAAATCACTTTGTTGAAATAACTTTAAAAGATGATGATAGATTGGATCCACCTATTAATAAAGAAGCATTAAATGTTTTAAACATCTTATCAAATGATGAATATGAAGTATTAGTAAAACAAACTAAAGATTTAACTAAATTAGTTGAAAAAAAATTAGCTGAATTCGATATTGTTTTATATGATATAAAATTTGAATTTGGTCGTGATAAAAAAACAAATGAAATAATTTTAATTGATGAAATCTCAGGTGGAAATATGAGAGCATATAAAGATAATGAAATTCTTGAACCAATGACATTAGGAGACATTGTTTTAGGTCTTATATAA
- a CDS encoding putative transcriptional regulator (product_source=COG4933; cath_funfam=3.10.590.10; cog=COG4933; superfamily=88697) translates to MCKILISINPEYVNKIFSGEKIYEFRKIKAKYKPDKIIIYCTAPVSAVVGEAAVTDILSESPNDLWSITRHEGGVNEEFFFKYFKNKSIAIAYKLDKIIKYDKKIPLSEYGINFAPQSFVYL, encoded by the coding sequence ATGTGCAAAATACTTATATCGATTAATCCAGAATATGTGAATAAAATTTTTTCAGGTGAGAAAATATATGAATTCAGAAAAATTAAAGCAAAATATAAGCCAGATAAAATAATAATCTATTGCACGGCACCTGTGTCAGCAGTTGTAGGAGAGGCTGCAGTAACAGATATTTTATCTGAATCTCCCAATGATTTATGGAGTATAACTAGACATGAGGGTGGAGTAAATGAGGAATTCTTTTTTAAATATTTTAAAAATAAAAGTATAGCAATAGCGTATAAGTTAGATAAAATAATAAAATATGACAAAAAAATTCCATTAAGTGAATATGGAATAAATTTTGCACCACAATCCTTTGTTTATTTATAG